A region of the Aphelocoma coerulescens isolate FSJ_1873_10779 chromosome 1, UR_Acoe_1.0, whole genome shotgun sequence genome:
tttttttgagtggGAGGAGTGGGGAAGCAACTCCTGTCTTAACTCTGTTGGTACGTGTGCTGGGAAGAAATCTGTAAGCTGTTAAATGGTAGTGAGAACTACTGTCagacagtgctgaggaacagtgTATGTCTTCTCTAATGCTAGAGGGCTGGCAGTGTTTCTCCTAGTCCAAAGGTTTTTCTGAGCACTCACCTTCCTCAGTTTGCCTTTCTCTTGCAGCATACATACTGGGAGACCATTTATCTCGTGTACTATGGATTTGTAGCACATAAGGGCTATGATTCTACACAAAATGTTACAGTCTGCTGAGAGCAGTGGTCCTAACCACCTCATCATCTGTGTCACAAATAGCTTTACAGCAAATGTGATAATACAAAATGGTTAAACAAGTCCTGCTTATTGATCCACTTAATAGAGTTGGAAGGGTTAGGAGCTTGTGAAAAATGTCAGTATTAAATGTTTTTTAGGAATGGAATACCCCAAGTTAGTGAAGGTTAGGTTAGCTTACATAACACATAGCCGATGGATCCATCTGCTCTGATAAATAATTAGTCACAACAAATGCCTAGTGGCTTACATAAATGTCACTCAGCTCTATGAAAGGTAAGAACAACATATGGTTTTCTAGATCCAATTTTCTATCAGTTGTTCTGAATGATCTGTAATAACAACTGTTCAGTATTTTCTGTATGTTCTTGCATGTTCACTGACaagattttctgtttttcattacCAGATATTAACTTGCAGATAAAGCTTGTTTCTCTTCCTGTGTAATGATAGAAAAATCTTCTCACCTAGCATGGTTATTTCACAACATACAAGCTAAACACTTCTGAATAGTTCTAAAGATGAAAAAATGCAGTATGTTCTTTTCAGTCAAGTTGTGTGTAACAAATTTATTCTGACATAAAGACTGGAATGTAATTCTTGTCTGTCCCCTTCCTCTCTCCAGTTTCCTattgaggaggaagaagaaatactGTCATCAGTTCTGCCAGAttcgaaaaaggaaaatgacCTACCAGACTTCCCCCACATTGAAGAGTTTGGAAATTTGAGCTCTGCTCAAGCTAGGCTAGCGTATGAAGATTCTCACTTGCTTATAAATCTGGAGAAGCAAAAGGTGGAGCTGGAGAAACAGCGGCTGGACATCGAAGCCGAAAGGCTGCAAGTGGAGAAGGAGCGCCTGCAGATTGAGAAGGAGCGGTTGCGGCACGTTGACTTGGAGCGTGAGAGGCTTCAGATTGAGAAGGAGCGACTTCAGATTGAGTGGGAGAAACTCAGGCTAGAGACTCTGCATGCTGAAAAACCTGCCCTGGAAAATGACCTCCCCCAAACAGAAAAACCCATCATGCAGCCTCTGGATCTAGAAACTGAAAAGTTAAAACTTGAAAAAGAACGTTTGCAGTTAGAGAAGGAGAGGCTGCAGTTCCTCAAGTTTGagtcagagaagctgcagattGAGAAGGAACGCTTGCAAGTGGAGAAGGAGCGCCTTCGAATTCAGAGAGAGGGTCACTTGCAGTGAACGTCTCAGCTAAGGTGTCAACATTAGTGTTTTGATGTTTCTAAATTAGAAGTAGTTTGTTTCTTAATACTGAAACTGTCCTAGAGGCTTAACATTCTTCTGTTC
Encoded here:
- the MSANTD4 gene encoding myb/SANT-like DNA-binding domain-containing protein 4 — its product is MKQLKRKRKSNFSVQETQTLLKEIRKRREVLFSKQLNTTINEMKRKAWEEIAECVNAVGEGEQRTGTEVKRRYLDWRALMKRKRLNANIKVVGAGFHLPSSNLDDSLNEDMDEKMGFAIESSFEWQNITDFREAGGSLTEIKVEEEEEDPQNFEFPIEEEEEILSSVLPDSKKENDLPDFPHIEEFGNLSSAQARLAYEDSHLLINLEKQKVELEKQRLDIEAERLQVEKERLQIEKERLRHVDLERERLQIEKERLQIEWEKLRLETLHAEKPALENDLPQTEKPIMQPLDLETEKLKLEKERLQLEKERLQFLKFESEKLQIEKERLQVEKERLRIQREGHLQ